A genomic segment from Stenotrophomonas maltophilia encodes:
- a CDS encoding rod shape-determining protein, which translates to MFKKLRGMFSNDLSIDLGTANTLIYVRGQGIVLNEPSVVAVRQDRAIGGTRSVAAVGAEAKQMLGRTPGHITTIRPMKDGVIADFTYTEAMLKHFIKKVHKSRVLRPSPRVLVCVPAGSTQVERRAIKESAEEAGARDVFLIEEPMAAAIGAGMPVTEARGSMVIDIGGGTTEVAVISLNGIVYSASVRIGGDRFDESITNYVRRNHGMLIGEATAERIKVELGCAYPQAEVIEMEISGRNLAEGVPKMIKISSNEVLEALHEPLSGIVSAVKLALEQTPPELCADVAERGIVLTGGGALLRDLDRLISEETGLHVQVADDPLTCVARGGGRALELVDMHGNEFFAPE; encoded by the coding sequence ATGTTCAAGAAACTCCGTGGCATGTTCTCCAACGACCTGTCCATCGACCTGGGCACGGCCAACACCCTCATCTACGTGCGCGGGCAGGGGATCGTGCTGAACGAGCCGTCGGTCGTTGCCGTGCGCCAGGACCGTGCCATCGGTGGCACCCGCTCGGTGGCAGCCGTGGGCGCCGAAGCCAAGCAGATGCTGGGCCGTACCCCGGGCCACATCACCACCATCCGCCCGATGAAGGACGGCGTCATCGCCGACTTCACCTACACCGAGGCGATGCTCAAGCACTTCATCAAGAAGGTGCACAAGTCGCGCGTGCTGCGCCCGAGCCCGCGCGTGCTGGTCTGCGTGCCGGCCGGCTCGACCCAGGTCGAGCGCCGCGCGATCAAGGAATCGGCCGAGGAAGCCGGTGCCCGTGACGTGTTCCTGATCGAAGAACCGATGGCTGCCGCGATCGGCGCCGGCATGCCGGTCACCGAAGCCCGTGGCTCGATGGTCATCGACATCGGCGGCGGCACCACCGAAGTGGCGGTGATCTCGCTCAACGGCATCGTCTATTCGGCCTCGGTCCGCATCGGCGGTGACCGCTTCGACGAGTCCATCACCAACTACGTGCGCCGCAACCACGGCATGCTGATCGGTGAAGCCACTGCGGAGCGCATCAAGGTCGAGCTGGGCTGCGCCTACCCGCAGGCGGAAGTGATCGAGATGGAAATCTCCGGCCGCAACCTCGCCGAGGGCGTGCCGAAGATGATCAAGATCAGCTCCAACGAGGTGCTCGAGGCCCTGCACGAGCCGCTGTCGGGCATCGTCAGTGCGGTCAAGCTGGCGCTGGAGCAGACCCCGCCGGAACTGTGCGCCGACGTCGCCGAGCGCGGCATCGTGCTGACCGGTGGTGGCGCCCTGCTGCGCGACCTGGACCGCCTCATCTCCGAGGAAACCGGCCTGCACGTGCAGGTGGCCGACGATCCGCTGACCTGCGTGGCCCGCGGTGGCGGTCGTGCGCTGGAGCTGGTGGACATGCACGGCAACGAGTTCTTTGCGCCGGAATAA
- the rodA gene encoding rod shape-determining protein RodA, which yields MEWKRLLGGCREVVRTIDLPLLVALLILMGAGLAVLHSVSGPVTGQAARFAGGLLAMWLLSRVSLLRLRAWTPALYALSMLPLMAVYVIGTGKYGQRWLNLGVFYLQPSELLKLSLPMMMAWYLHRQPLPPSPRTVLTAAVLIGVPAVLILMQPNLGTATLVTASGVFALLLAGLHWGWVATGATGLAVAAPLAWFGLLRQYQKDRVLTFLDPAADPLGTGWNILQSRIAIGSGGWQGRGWGQGTQATLDFLPEYTTDFAFSVLAEEFGWIGVATLFALYLFVVGRCLWIAVHARDTHARLLAGSLGLAFFVYVLVNGGMISGLLPVVGIPMPLISYGGTSAVSLLAGIGLVMAVRGHRPVHGG from the coding sequence GTGGAATGGAAACGACTGCTTGGCGGCTGCCGTGAGGTAGTGCGCACGATCGACCTGCCGTTGCTGGTCGCATTGTTGATCCTGATGGGCGCGGGCCTTGCGGTGCTGCACAGCGTGTCCGGGCCAGTGACCGGGCAGGCGGCGCGCTTTGCCGGTGGGCTGCTGGCCATGTGGCTGCTGTCGCGCGTTTCGCTGCTGCGCCTGCGCGCGTGGACACCGGCGTTGTATGCGTTGTCGATGCTGCCGCTGATGGCGGTGTACGTCATCGGCACCGGCAAGTACGGGCAGCGCTGGCTCAACCTCGGCGTGTTCTACCTGCAGCCGTCCGAGCTGCTCAAGCTCAGCCTGCCGATGATGATGGCCTGGTACCTGCACCGGCAGCCGTTGCCGCCGTCGCCGCGCACGGTACTGACCGCCGCAGTGCTGATCGGGGTGCCGGCGGTATTGATCCTGATGCAGCCCAACCTCGGCACGGCCACCCTGGTCACCGCCAGCGGCGTGTTCGCGTTGCTGCTGGCCGGCCTGCACTGGGGCTGGGTGGCAACGGGTGCGACGGGGCTGGCGGTGGCCGCACCGCTGGCGTGGTTCGGTCTGTTGCGTCAGTACCAGAAGGATCGCGTACTGACCTTCCTCGACCCGGCGGCGGACCCGCTTGGCACCGGTTGGAACATCCTGCAATCGCGCATCGCGATCGGCTCCGGGGGCTGGCAGGGACGCGGCTGGGGGCAGGGCACACAGGCCACGCTGGATTTCCTGCCCGAGTACACCACCGACTTCGCGTTTTCTGTGTTGGCCGAAGAGTTCGGCTGGATCGGCGTGGCGACGCTGTTTGCGCTGTACCTGTTCGTGGTGGGGCGCTGCCTGTGGATAGCCGTGCACGCGCGCGATACGCATGCGCGGTTGCTGGCCGGCAGCCTGGGGCTGGCGTTCTTCGTCTACGTGCTGGTGAACGGTGGAATGATTTCCGGCCTGCTGCCGGTGGTGGGCATTCCGATGCCGCTGATCAGTTACGGCGGGACCTCGGCGGTGTCGCTGTTGGCTGGCATCGGGTTGGTGATGGCGGTACGCGGGCACCGGCCCGTGCACGGGGGATAG
- the mreC gene encoding rod shape-determining protein MreC translates to MPPYAGPPVASRSGDAASPLRLLAYLALAITLIVLDDQAGWLARLREQANSLVQPVWALAGLPGKLGNQVKDSAASHTQLVTENRELRNQLLLANARLTRLQTAALDNAQLRELLNVAERSGLDVQLAPILDIDLDPVKQRLVLDAGAREGVHVGQAVIDAGGLMGQVISVTGGTSTVLLLTDPDHAVPVTVARNGVRLIVYGRGDKLELRDIPLSAGVEVGDEIVTSGLGGRFPAGFPVGTITGLRPDDTHAFLVGELKPAAQLDRGRDVLLLRPGAAIRLPAASELLPTAPSVQPARAPSLNPAPLARPLEQQGGSTPAGATVVPAAGRQPAPSSTKPVAPASSLTPAPSARPPQQEGGSPPAGSTVVPAAGRQPATPEAQR, encoded by the coding sequence GTGCCGCCCTACGCCGGTCCTCCCGTTGCCTCCCGATCCGGTGATGCCGCCAGCCCCCTCAGGTTGCTGGCCTATCTCGCATTGGCCATCACCCTGATCGTGCTCGACGACCAGGCCGGCTGGCTGGCGCGCCTGCGCGAGCAGGCCAACAGCCTGGTGCAGCCCGTGTGGGCGCTGGCCGGCCTGCCCGGCAAGCTCGGCAACCAGGTCAAGGATTCCGCCGCCAGCCATACCCAGCTGGTGACCGAGAACCGCGAACTGCGCAACCAGCTGCTGCTGGCCAACGCGCGCCTGACCCGCCTGCAGACCGCCGCGCTGGACAATGCCCAGCTGCGCGAACTGCTGAACGTGGCCGAACGCAGTGGCCTGGACGTTCAGCTGGCGCCGATCCTGGACATCGACCTGGACCCGGTGAAGCAACGCCTGGTGCTCGACGCCGGCGCCCGCGAAGGCGTGCACGTCGGCCAGGCCGTGATCGATGCCGGCGGCTTGATGGGGCAGGTGATCAGTGTCACCGGCGGCACTTCCACCGTGCTGCTGCTGACCGACCCCGACCACGCGGTGCCCGTTACCGTGGCCCGCAACGGCGTGCGCCTGATCGTCTACGGCCGCGGCGACAAGCTGGAGCTGCGCGACATTCCGCTCAGTGCCGGCGTGGAAGTGGGCGATGAGATCGTCACCTCCGGCCTCGGCGGGCGTTTCCCGGCCGGCTTCCCGGTCGGCACCATCACTGGCCTGCGCCCGGACGACACCCATGCGTTCCTGGTTGGCGAACTGAAGCCGGCGGCCCAGCTCGACCGCGGCCGTGACGTGCTGCTGCTGCGCCCGGGCGCAGCAATTCGCTTGCCTGCGGCCAGCGAATTGCTGCCGACTGCACCTTCGGTGCAACCGGCCCGCGCACCCTCCCTTAACCCCGCGCCGTTGGCGCGCCCCCTTGAACAACAAGGGGGCTCCACCCCAGCCGGCGCTACGGTAGTGCCGGCCGCTGGCCGGCAACCGGCTCCGTCTTCGACGAAGCCGGTTGCCCCCGCATCCTCCCTTACCCCCGCGCCTTCGGCGCGTCCCCCTCAACAAGAGGGGGGCTCTCCCCCAGCCGGGTCCACGGTAGTGCCGGCCGCTGGCCGGCAGCCGGCCACGCCCGAGGCCCAGCGATGA
- a CDS encoding M1 family metallopeptidase — protein MRNPLMLLPLAVALAAGCSQQAAAPAAAPTAEKAPAAPVNAENRSHDESSYAEPDKVVIKDIALDLKLDFDQKQIGGTATYTLEWKQKDAKQLVLDTRELTVSKVEAVAADGARSPLQFALAPVDKVFGSKLTIEAPAQPAKVEVTYHTAPTASGLQWLAPSMTEGKKLPFMFSQSQAIHARSWVPLQDTPSVRFTYSAHVVSRPDVMVLMSADNDPKAARDGDYTFKMPQPIPSYLLAIAAGDLVFEPISGRSGVWAEPTMVNKAAKEFEDTEKMIGAAEKLYGEYRWGRYDMLVLPPSFPFGGMENPRLTFATPTVIVGDKSLVSLVAHELAHSWSGNLVTNASWKDIWLNEGFTTYVQGRITEALYGKEMAEMEKQIDQTDLLAEVKDMSPADQALALPPLNERDPDEALSQVAYVKGSWFLEFLEQRFGRETFDPFLRGWFDDHAFQSANTDQFVEYMKKNLLPKNPSAVTEAELKAWLDEPGIPAFAAKAQSRNFSSVDTARIAFASAGTVPSSQVIADWSTQEWVRFIDGLGATQPLDKLATLDKAFHFTGTPNGEIAMRWYPLAIRSGYEQANEGAAAFIERVGRRKLIMPIYAELVKTPKGLELAKQAFEKAKPGYHPITTASVQDMLAKAEAK, from the coding sequence ATGCGTAATCCGCTGATGCTCCTTCCGCTGGCCGTGGCCCTGGCCGCCGGCTGCTCCCAGCAGGCGGCCGCGCCCGCCGCTGCCCCGACTGCCGAAAAGGCCCCCGCCGCCCCCGTGAACGCCGAGAACCGCAGCCACGACGAAAGCTCGTACGCCGAGCCGGACAAGGTCGTCATCAAGGATATCGCGCTGGACCTGAAGCTGGACTTCGACCAGAAGCAGATCGGCGGTACCGCCACCTACACCCTGGAATGGAAGCAGAAGGACGCCAAGCAGCTGGTGCTCGACACCCGCGAGCTGACCGTGTCCAAGGTCGAGGCCGTTGCCGCCGATGGCGCGCGCAGCCCGCTGCAGTTCGCGCTGGCCCCGGTCGACAAGGTGTTCGGCAGCAAGCTGACCATCGAGGCCCCGGCCCAGCCGGCCAAGGTGGAAGTGACCTACCACACCGCACCGACTGCCTCGGGCCTGCAGTGGCTGGCGCCGTCGATGACCGAAGGCAAGAAGCTGCCCTTCATGTTCAGCCAGTCGCAGGCCATCCACGCCCGTTCCTGGGTGCCGCTGCAGGACACCCCGAGCGTGCGCTTCACCTACAGCGCGCACGTGGTCTCGCGCCCGGACGTGATGGTGCTGATGAGCGCCGACAACGATCCGAAGGCCGCGCGTGACGGTGACTACACCTTCAAGATGCCGCAGCCGATTCCGTCCTACCTGCTGGCCATCGCCGCCGGTGACCTGGTGTTCGAGCCGATCTCCGGCCGCTCCGGCGTCTGGGCCGAGCCGACCATGGTCAACAAGGCGGCCAAGGAATTCGAAGACACCGAGAAGATGATCGGTGCCGCCGAGAAGCTGTACGGCGAATACCGCTGGGGCCGTTACGACATGCTGGTGCTGCCGCCGTCGTTCCCGTTCGGCGGCATGGAGAACCCGCGCCTGACGTTCGCCACTCCGACCGTGATCGTCGGCGACAAGTCGCTGGTCTCGCTGGTCGCCCACGAACTGGCGCACAGCTGGTCGGGCAACCTGGTGACCAACGCCAGCTGGAAGGACATCTGGCTCAATGAAGGCTTCACCACCTACGTCCAGGGCCGCATCACCGAAGCTCTGTACGGCAAGGAAATGGCCGAGATGGAGAAGCAGATCGACCAGACCGACCTGCTGGCCGAAGTGAAGGACATGAGCCCGGCCGACCAGGCGCTGGCGCTGCCGCCGCTGAACGAGCGTGACCCCGACGAAGCCCTCAGCCAGGTCGCCTACGTCAAGGGTTCGTGGTTCCTGGAATTCCTGGAGCAGCGCTTCGGCCGCGAGACCTTCGATCCGTTCCTGCGTGGCTGGTTCGATGATCACGCCTTCCAGAGCGCGAACACCGACCAGTTCGTCGAGTACATGAAGAAGAACCTGCTGCCGAAGAATCCGTCGGCAGTGACCGAGGCCGAACTGAAGGCGTGGCTGGACGAGCCGGGTATTCCGGCATTCGCGGCCAAGGCGCAGTCGCGCAATTTCAGCAGCGTCGATACCGCGCGCATTGCCTTTGCCAGCGCCGGCACCGTGCCGAGCAGCCAGGTCATCGCCGACTGGAGCACGCAGGAATGGGTGCGCTTCATCGACGGCCTGGGCGCGACCCAGCCGCTGGACAAGCTGGCCACGCTGGACAAGGCCTTCCACTTCACCGGCACCCCGAATGGCGAGATCGCCATGCGCTGGTACCCGCTGGCGATTCGCAGCGGCTACGAGCAGGCCAATGAAGGCGCAGCCGCGTTCATCGAACGCGTCGGCCGTCGCAAGCTGATCATGCCGATCTACGCCGAACTGGTGAAGACCCCGAAGGGGCTGGAGCTGGCCAAGCAGGCCTTCGAAAAGGCCAAGCCGGGCTACCACCCGATCACCACCGCCTCGGTCCAGGACATGCTGGCCAAGGCTGAAGCCAAGTAA
- the mreD gene encoding rod shape-determining protein MreD encodes MSRLRDNPWVLPASLVVALLLGLLPLPALLQPLRPYWLALVLAYWVIEAPERVGLGIAFASGVVADLLYGGVLGEQALRLVMLAFILQRFRARIRFFPMSQQMLAIGGLLFNDRIVSALVHIVVDEPTLPWSYWWAPLLGMGLWPLVFVLLDAVRFGKRGR; translated from the coding sequence ATGAGCCGCCTGCGCGACAACCCGTGGGTGCTGCCGGCCAGCCTGGTGGTGGCGCTGCTGTTGGGCCTGCTGCCGTTGCCGGCGCTGCTGCAGCCGCTGCGCCCGTATTGGCTGGCGCTGGTGCTGGCATACTGGGTCATCGAAGCCCCCGAGCGCGTCGGTCTGGGCATTGCCTTCGCCAGCGGCGTGGTCGCCGACCTGCTGTACGGCGGCGTGCTGGGCGAACAGGCGCTGCGGCTGGTGATGCTGGCCTTCATCCTGCAGCGCTTCCGCGCCCGCATCCGCTTCTTCCCGATGTCGCAGCAGATGCTGGCCATTGGCGGCCTGCTGTTCAACGACCGCATCGTCAGCGCGCTGGTCCACATCGTGGTGGATGAGCCGACGCTGCCCTGGTCGTACTGGTGGGCGCCATTGCTGGGCATGGGTTTGTGGCCGCTGGTGTTCGTGCTGCTGGACGCGGTGCGCTTCGGCAAGCGCGGGCGCTGA
- the rodA gene encoding rod shape-determining protein RodA, translated as MRVFLRWAGDMLRRFFSTLDWVLCLALGALMLIGLATLKSAGGDSLVMAQGARFAVGMAALWGISRVPILRIRSATPMIYAISMIPLLAVFVLGTGKYGRQWLDLKFFYLQPAELLKVSLPMMVAWYLHKMPLPPRFSTVLTALVIIGVPTGLVMLQPDFGTGVLIAASGVFVLLLAGLPWWWVGLGVGGVAAVAPVAWFWLLRPYQKDRIMMFLDPEMDALGAGWNIIQSKIAIGSGGFDGKGWGEGSQSHLNFIPEQTTDFAFSVLSEEFGWIGVATVLALYLVVIGRCLWIASQSRDSYSRLLAGATGLAFFVYVLVNGGMISGLLPVVGVPMPLISYGGTSAVSLLAGFGLVMAVRSHNPVHGGYG; from the coding sequence ATGAGAGTGTTCCTGCGCTGGGCCGGCGACATGCTGCGCCGCTTCTTCAGTACGCTGGACTGGGTGCTGTGCCTGGCCCTGGGCGCGCTGATGCTGATCGGCCTGGCGACCTTGAAGAGTGCCGGTGGCGACAGCCTGGTGATGGCGCAGGGCGCGCGTTTCGCGGTGGGCATGGCCGCACTGTGGGGCATCTCGCGGGTGCCGATCCTGCGCATCCGCTCGGCCACGCCGATGATCTACGCGATCTCGATGATCCCGTTGCTGGCGGTGTTCGTGCTGGGCACCGGTAAATATGGCCGGCAGTGGCTGGACCTGAAGTTCTTCTACCTGCAGCCGGCCGAACTGCTGAAGGTCAGCCTGCCGATGATGGTGGCGTGGTACCTGCACAAGATGCCGCTGCCGCCGCGCTTCAGCACCGTGCTGACCGCGCTGGTCATCATCGGCGTGCCCACCGGCCTGGTGATGCTGCAGCCGGACTTCGGTACCGGCGTGCTGATTGCCGCCAGCGGTGTGTTCGTACTGCTGCTGGCGGGCCTGCCGTGGTGGTGGGTGGGCCTGGGCGTAGGCGGCGTGGCCGCGGTCGCGCCGGTGGCCTGGTTCTGGTTGCTGCGGCCCTACCAGAAGGACCGCATCATGATGTTCCTCGACCCGGAGATGGATGCGCTGGGTGCCGGCTGGAACATCATCCAGTCGAAGATCGCGATCGGTTCCGGTGGCTTCGACGGCAAGGGCTGGGGCGAGGGCTCGCAGTCGCACCTGAACTTCATTCCCGAGCAGACCACCGACTTCGCGTTCTCGGTGCTGAGCGAGGAGTTCGGCTGGATCGGCGTGGCCACCGTGCTGGCGCTGTACCTGGTGGTGATCGGGCGTTGCCTGTGGATCGCCAGCCAGTCGCGCGATTCCTATTCGCGCCTGCTGGCCGGTGCCACCGGCCTGGCGTTCTTCGTCTATGTGCTGGTGAATGGCGGGATGATTTCCGGCCTGCTGCCGGTGGTGGGCGTGCCGATGCCGCTGATCAGCTACGGCGGTACCTCGGCGGTGTCGCTGCTGGCCGGTTTCGGCCTGGTGATGGCAGTGCGCAGCCACAATCCGGTGCACGGCGGCTACGGTTGA
- a CDS encoding carbohydrate kinase family protein codes for MSALICGSLAFDTIMVFPDQFKNHILPDKVHILNVSFLVPRMRREFGGCAGNIAYNLHLLGGQPIPMGTVGSDFGPYREYFDGLGIDLSRVRVIDELFTPQAFITTDHDNNQITAFHPGAMMRSYENHVRGVPGVTLGLVGPDGREGMIQNAQEFHEDGIPFIFDPGQAMPLFNGPELRAFIEQADYVVVNDYESNLLQERTGWDEKEIVSRVKAYITTRGPKGAVIHTPEKSYDIPPAHERRVVDPTGCGDAFRAGLIYGIQKGYDWLTIGRMGNLMGALKVEHPGTQNQRFTFDEFNEQFKQQFGYALGA; via the coding sequence ATGTCCGCTCTGATCTGTGGTTCTCTTGCCTTCGACACCATCATGGTGTTCCCGGACCAGTTCAAGAATCACATCCTGCCGGACAAGGTGCACATCCTGAACGTGTCCTTCCTGGTGCCGCGCATGCGCCGCGAGTTCGGCGGCTGCGCCGGCAACATCGCCTATAACCTGCACCTGCTGGGCGGCCAGCCGATCCCGATGGGCACCGTGGGTTCGGACTTCGGCCCCTACCGCGAATACTTCGACGGCCTGGGCATCGACCTGTCGCGCGTGCGCGTGATCGATGAGCTGTTCACCCCGCAGGCGTTCATCACCACCGATCACGACAACAACCAGATCACCGCCTTCCACCCGGGCGCGATGATGCGTTCCTACGAGAACCACGTGCGTGGCGTGCCGGGCGTGACCCTGGGCCTGGTCGGCCCGGACGGCCGCGAAGGCATGATCCAGAACGCACAGGAATTCCACGAAGACGGCATCCCGTTCATCTTCGACCCGGGCCAGGCCATGCCGCTGTTCAACGGCCCGGAGCTACGCGCCTTCATCGAGCAGGCCGACTACGTGGTGGTCAACGACTACGAGTCGAACCTGCTGCAGGAACGCACCGGCTGGGACGAGAAGGAGATCGTCAGCCGGGTCAAGGCCTACATCACCACCCGCGGCCCGAAGGGCGCGGTCATCCACACCCCGGAAAAGAGCTACGACATCCCGCCGGCGCACGAGCGCCGCGTGGTCGACCCGACCGGCTGTGGCGACGCCTTCCGCGCCGGCCTGATCTACGGCATCCAGAAGGGCTACGACTGGCTGACCATCGGCCGCATGGGCAACCTGATGGGCGCACTGAAGGTTGAGCACCCGGGCACCCAGAACCAGCGCTTCACCTTCGATGAGTTCAACGAGCAGTTCAAGCAGCAGTTCGGTTACGCGCTGGGCGCGTAA
- a CDS encoding HAD family hydrolase yields MVAAGSAVHALSAIRHWVFDMDGTLTVAVHDFAAIRRALEIAAEEDILDHIAALPDAPAQAKREWLLDHERALAEDALPAPGAVKLLRALSAAGCRLGILTRNDHALAKLTLEAIGIGALFDDADIVGRDEAVPKPSPDGLQQHLRRWGIAPAQAVMVGDHAYDLECGRAAGAHTVLVNLPENPWPGRADWHFADCRALLAAWQQKG; encoded by the coding sequence ATGGTTGCGGCGGGCAGCGCAGTGCACGCGTTGTCCGCGATCCGGCACTGGGTGTTCGACATGGATGGCACGCTGACCGTCGCCGTGCATGATTTCGCCGCGATCCGCCGCGCACTGGAGATCGCCGCCGAGGAAGACATCCTCGACCATATCGCGGCGCTGCCGGACGCGCCGGCGCAGGCCAAGCGCGAGTGGCTGCTGGATCATGAGCGCGCGCTGGCCGAGGACGCGCTGCCGGCACCGGGTGCGGTGAAGCTGCTGCGTGCGCTGTCGGCGGCGGGCTGCCGGCTGGGCATCCTGACCCGCAATGATCATGCGCTGGCGAAGCTGACGCTGGAGGCGATCGGGATCGGGGCGTTGTTCGACGACGCCGATATCGTCGGTCGTGATGAAGCGGTGCCCAAACCCTCGCCGGATGGCCTGCAGCAGCACCTGCGGCGTTGGGGTATCGCGCCTGCGCAGGCGGTGATGGTCGGTGACCACGCCTACGACCTGGAGTGCGGTCGCGCCGCGGGCGCCCATACCGTGCTGGTCAACCTGCCGGAAAATCCGTGGCCGGGCCGTGCCGACTGGCATTTCGCCGATTGCCGCGCGCTGTTGGCGGCCTGGCAGCAGAAGGGGTAG
- the mrdA gene encoding penicillin-binding protein 2: protein MIPRRQVKNPHAEAEQFRRRAALGFLGVLVCLLGLGGWYFKLQVLDHDVYATRSEANRIKPRPVVPGRGMIYDRNGRLLAENVPAFRLDVTPDKVKDMDATLEGLAKIINISPEELEAFNKSRKARRKFLPVTLKLRMNDEEMARFAVDRWRFPGVELEPYLTRRYPYGDLFAHIIGYVGRVDDRDLEILGEGNAALTHIGKSGLERYYEQQLRGKVGYEQVETNVQGRAIRTIGRVAAQSGADLRLSIDADLQRAMVAAFGDQEGSAVAMDPRSGEVLAMVSLPSYDPNLFVNGISHADFKALNENPSRPQFNRLVLGGVAPGSTLKPLIGLAGLDSGVRRPEDKVLSTGMFYLPGTSRGWGDAHRGGHGWTDLRKSIAESVNTYYYKLALDLGIERFDHYMEYYGFGQPTGIDLTGEIGGILPSPAYKRKSRKEAWYPGDTVNISIGQGDWKVTPLQLARGVSALADGQLRTPHLVIQQREGFDSDWAAMSPGETKPVSPNPNNLQAVREGMMATMRPGGSGWRVAVGAPYVMAGKTGTAQVISRKGTAAVNPKSLPMHLRHRALFVGFAPADNPVIAIAVAVEGGGYGGSAAAPIARKVFDAYLLGKMPEGMQPLDSERGTTAIGATAFDNEDAGARQAGDLAAAQLGEHPVLVGVPAPEPVPAPQPGTPVAAALPATPRPTPAEPAR from the coding sequence ATGATCCCGCGCCGCCAGGTCAAGAACCCGCACGCCGAAGCCGAACAGTTCCGCCGCCGTGCGGCGCTGGGCTTCCTGGGCGTGCTGGTCTGCCTGCTGGGCCTGGGCGGCTGGTACTTCAAGCTGCAGGTGCTGGACCACGACGTCTACGCCACGCGCTCGGAAGCCAACCGCATCAAGCCGCGGCCGGTGGTGCCCGGGCGCGGCATGATCTACGACCGCAATGGCCGCCTGTTGGCCGAGAACGTGCCGGCCTTCCGCCTGGACGTGACCCCGGACAAGGTCAAGGACATGGACGCCACCCTGGAAGGGCTGGCGAAGATCATCAACATCAGCCCGGAAGAGCTGGAAGCGTTCAACAAGTCGCGCAAGGCACGCCGCAAGTTCCTGCCGGTCACCCTCAAGCTGCGCATGAACGACGAGGAGATGGCGCGCTTTGCCGTCGACCGCTGGCGCTTCCCCGGTGTCGAGCTCGAGCCCTACCTGACCCGGCGCTACCCCTACGGCGACCTGTTCGCGCACATCATCGGCTATGTCGGCCGCGTCGATGACCGGGACCTGGAGATCCTCGGCGAAGGCAATGCCGCGTTGACCCACATCGGCAAGTCCGGCCTGGAGCGCTATTACGAGCAGCAGCTGCGCGGAAAGGTTGGCTACGAGCAGGTCGAGACCAACGTGCAGGGCCGCGCGATCCGTACCATCGGCCGCGTTGCCGCGCAGTCCGGTGCCGATCTGCGGCTGTCGATCGACGCCGACCTGCAGCGTGCCATGGTGGCCGCCTTCGGTGACCAGGAAGGCTCGGCGGTGGCGATGGACCCGCGTTCCGGCGAAGTGTTGGCGATGGTCAGCCTGCCGTCCTACGACCCCAACCTGTTCGTCAACGGCATTTCCCATGCCGACTTCAAGGCGCTGAACGAAAACCCGTCGCGGCCGCAGTTCAACCGCCTGGTGCTCGGCGGCGTCGCCCCCGGTTCCACGCTGAAGCCGCTGATCGGCCTGGCCGGCCTGGACTCCGGCGTGCGTCGCCCGGAAGACAAGGTGCTGTCCACCGGCATGTTCTATCTGCCGGGCACCTCGCGCGGCTGGGGTGACGCCCACCGTGGCGGCCACGGCTGGACCGACCTGCGCAAGTCCATCGCCGAATCGGTCAACACTTATTACTACAAGCTGGCGCTGGACCTGGGCATCGAGCGCTTCGACCATTACATGGAGTACTACGGCTTCGGCCAGCCGACCGGCATCGACCTCACCGGCGAGATCGGCGGCATCCTGCCGTCGCCCGCCTACAAGCGGAAGAGCCGCAAGGAAGCCTGGTACCCCGGCGATACGGTCAACATCAGCATCGGCCAGGGCGACTGGAAGGTCACCCCGCTGCAGCTGGCGCGCGGCGTCAGCGCACTGGCTGACGGCCAGCTGCGTACCCCGCATCTGGTGATCCAGCAGCGCGAGGGTTTCGACAGTGACTGGGCGGCGATGTCGCCCGGCGAGACCAAGCCGGTCAGCCCCAACCCCAACAACCTGCAGGCCGTGCGCGAGGGCATGATGGCGACCATGCGGCCCGGTGGCAGTGGCTGGCGCGTGGCCGTCGGTGCGCCGTACGTGATGGCCGGCAAGACCGGTACCGCGCAGGTCATCAGCCGCAAGGGCACCGCCGCCGTGAATCCGAAGAGCCTGCCGATGCATCTGCGCCACCGCGCGCTGTTCGTCGGCTTTGCGCCGGCGGACAACCCGGTGATCGCGATCGCGGTGGCCGTGGAAGGCGGCGGCTACGGTGGTTCGGCCGCCGCGCCGATCGCCCGCAAGGTGTTCGACGCCTACCTGCTGGGCAAGATGCCCGAAGGCATGCAGCCACTGGACAGCGAGCGCGGCACCACTGCCATCGGCGCCACCGCGTTCGACAACGAAGACGCCGGCGCGCGCCAGGCTGGCGACCTCGCCGCGGCGCAGCTGGGTGAACATCCGGTGCTGGTCGGGGTGCCTGCGCCGGAACCTGTACCCGCACCGCAGCCGGGTACGCCGGTCGCTGCCGCGCTGCCTGCCACGCCGCGCCCGACCCCCGCGGAGCCCGCACGATGA